The following are encoded in a window of Bacillus sp. SORGH_AS_0510 genomic DNA:
- a CDS encoding AtpZ/AtpI family protein, which yields MRKNNRHPLQAMALMSAIVSQLVGSILIGIFSGRWLDRQWDTEPLFLIVGLLIGLGAGTYSMLLSIRHFYSGDK from the coding sequence ATGCGAAAAAACAACCGTCATCCATTACAAGCTATGGCTTTAATGTCCGCAATAGTCTCCCAGTTAGTCGGTTCCATTCTAATAGGTATATTCTCAGGCAGATGGCTGGATCGGCAGTGGGATACCGAGCCGCTTTTCTTAATAGTTGGACTGCTCATTGGACTTGGAGCAGGCACCTATTCCATGCTTCTTTCAATCCGCCATTTCTATTCAGGAGATAAATAA
- a CDS encoding S8 family serine peptidase, translating to MKKRKKKAASYVLASALVLSNLGFTASVSAESGTPKDDFAAKVKQLQDLASKDFKNISSSDVKGVADLKPTDKVRVIVELEGQTPVEYATKQGKLYKELSEDKKNSLGVKVATQQKTVKGKISAKGITVKYKKSFTTAFNGFSGDVQYSELSKIASIDGVKNVYIANEYDRPEETPDMKTSHSFVQSNQTWADAYLKGEGMVVAVIDTGVDPSHRDFKLTDSAKEALTKTKVDQVVSESGLKGKFYTDKVPYGYNYFDENSTILDLGPAASMHGMHVAGTVAANGDEANGGIKGVAPEAQVLGMKVFSNDPNYRSTSSDVYLAAIDDSIKLGADVLNMSLGSVASFYDEKSAEDLAITRAVENGIVCAVSAGNSGNIAYGYSSNPLAKNPDIGVVGAPGLNPDTIQVAASGNYNYLYQHTITVDGANSFSAIGYGLDDWTKLAQSGTLQLVSLGGKLGNPADYKGLDVKGKVVVMPRGDLTFADKTKYAAAAGAAGIIVYNSTAPTFYENQGLWQIPFMKLKREEGLALEAAIAAGNTTLHVAQTKKTEDEEVGRMTDFTSWGTTPSLELKPEITAPGGHIYSTVNNDKYEYMNGTSMASPHVAGGSALVQQYLKGDERFKGLSAGDRTHLAKVLLMNTGNKITDLKGQPFSPRRQGAGMMQTYSAVTTPVYVVNKANNEGKVELKDFTSTNFSMSFTAKNVSDKDVTYAVNTDVLTDTIKQTAGKLDTNALIAGNLEGAIVDAPKTVKVPAGQSVDFTVNVDFSNAKIPGLDNAGQKISLDLKEDIFVEGFVTLTDVNNKLEPTLNIPYIGFYGKWDRPDIVDGFKELGENRFFGLSAGWNEMLSGASGTFVAPVPGKSFYPVSPNTDGKLDTIYPLPSFVRNAAEAQFNVLDKDGNFLRRVALEKDVRKNYVNGGTGTTYSFKSSRAWDGTVGGKKVEDGLYYYEIKSVIDFEGASYQSKKIPVYVDTTAPKVKATYDDAANTVNWSADETGTGVKTYSIFVDGVLKTTVNGTTSSYTFATPLAKKTSVEVFATDYALNVGGSKTAAGDTELPLIYVSTPAASGIYKTLEVPVSGYFTDDLGVEKAQVNGKDVAVTYDAVKNQYTFSTTVKFEKDGQYKIPVTVTDVAGKEFSISRNVYIDTTPGEIVVNSSDKVGYDVDVATVNVTLKDNYNYLSFYVGDNQVFVQPYKSPVDVLTPASTNYEFTVPVKHGENKVNVRLVDFAGNETTKEISIYRAETKDPDPDPTPDPTPVVKSGWVKDGNTWFFYDKDVKKTGWVLDAGKWYYLDKDGAMKTGWVLVGGKWYYLDKDGAMKTGWVLVGSKWYFLDSQGAMLTGWVKTGGEWYHLSTSGVMDTGWKFINGKWYYLYPKSGKMAYNTTVDGYKLGKDGAWVK from the coding sequence TTGAAAAAGAGAAAGAAAAAGGCTGCATCGTATGTACTAGCATCTGCGCTAGTATTGTCGAATCTAGGGTTTACGGCGTCCGTCTCAGCTGAAAGCGGTACACCGAAAGATGATTTTGCAGCAAAAGTGAAACAATTGCAGGATCTTGCAAGTAAGGATTTCAAAAACATTAGTTCAAGTGATGTGAAGGGAGTAGCTGACCTTAAACCAACCGACAAAGTTCGCGTCATCGTTGAATTAGAGGGACAAACTCCAGTGGAGTATGCCACAAAGCAAGGAAAGCTCTACAAAGAATTGTCAGAGGATAAGAAAAATTCACTTGGTGTGAAGGTTGCTACACAGCAAAAAACGGTGAAAGGCAAGATTTCGGCAAAAGGAATTACTGTCAAGTATAAGAAGAGTTTTACAACGGCATTCAACGGGTTCAGCGGAGATGTCCAATACAGTGAGCTATCAAAAATTGCTTCTATTGATGGTGTGAAAAATGTGTATATCGCCAATGAATATGATCGCCCTGAAGAAACACCTGATATGAAGACAAGCCATTCGTTCGTTCAGTCCAACCAAACGTGGGCAGATGCATACCTGAAGGGTGAAGGAATGGTGGTAGCGGTTATTGATACGGGGGTAGATCCGTCTCACCGCGATTTCAAGTTGACTGATTCAGCCAAAGAAGCGTTAACGAAAACAAAAGTGGACCAAGTAGTAAGCGAGTCTGGCTTAAAGGGTAAATTTTACACAGATAAAGTGCCTTATGGATACAACTATTTCGATGAAAATAGTACGATCCTTGACTTAGGGCCAGCAGCTTCCATGCACGGAATGCACGTAGCTGGAACAGTTGCTGCAAATGGTGATGAAGCGAACGGCGGTATTAAAGGGGTTGCACCTGAAGCACAGGTACTTGGCATGAAGGTATTCAGTAATGACCCGAACTATCGTTCAACCTCATCTGATGTGTATCTAGCGGCAATCGACGATTCTATTAAATTAGGTGCGGATGTACTTAATATGAGTCTTGGATCTGTAGCCTCTTTCTACGATGAAAAGAGTGCCGAAGATTTAGCTATCACTCGTGCAGTGGAAAATGGAATTGTTTGTGCGGTTTCTGCAGGTAACTCTGGAAATATCGCATATGGTTATTCCTCCAATCCTTTAGCGAAAAACCCTGATATCGGTGTTGTGGGAGCACCAGGCTTAAACCCTGACACTATCCAAGTTGCCGCTTCCGGAAACTATAACTATTTATACCAGCATACTATTACAGTTGACGGTGCAAATTCCTTCTCTGCAATTGGATATGGCTTAGACGATTGGACCAAATTGGCTCAATCCGGCACCTTGCAGTTAGTAAGTCTTGGCGGTAAGCTTGGTAATCCAGCGGACTATAAAGGCCTAGATGTAAAAGGAAAAGTGGTAGTGATGCCGCGTGGGGACTTAACGTTCGCGGATAAGACAAAGTATGCAGCAGCAGCAGGTGCGGCTGGAATCATTGTTTACAATAGCACGGCTCCTACATTCTATGAAAACCAAGGTTTATGGCAGATTCCTTTCATGAAGCTTAAAAGAGAAGAAGGCTTGGCCCTTGAAGCAGCGATTGCAGCAGGAAATACAACCTTACATGTAGCACAAACGAAGAAAACGGAAGATGAAGAAGTGGGACGCATGACCGACTTTACTTCATGGGGAACAACGCCAAGTCTTGAGCTTAAGCCTGAAATCACAGCTCCTGGCGGACATATTTATTCAACAGTAAATAACGACAAGTATGAATATATGAATGGTACATCCATGGCTTCTCCACATGTTGCGGGTGGATCTGCTCTTGTGCAGCAATACTTAAAAGGAGACGAGCGCTTCAAAGGTTTATCAGCGGGCGACCGTACACACTTAGCTAAAGTTCTTTTAATGAACACAGGTAACAAAATCACTGATTTGAAGGGACAACCATTCTCACCTCGCCGTCAAGGTGCAGGGATGATGCAAACCTACAGTGCTGTTACGACTCCAGTTTATGTGGTAAACAAAGCAAATAATGAAGGAAAAGTAGAGTTAAAGGATTTCACTTCAACTAACTTCTCCATGAGCTTTACGGCGAAAAACGTTTCAGATAAAGATGTAACGTATGCAGTTAATACAGATGTTTTAACAGATACCATCAAGCAAACTGCGGGGAAACTTGATACAAATGCGTTAATCGCAGGCAATTTAGAAGGTGCCATTGTGGATGCACCGAAAACTGTAAAGGTTCCAGCGGGTCAATCGGTTGATTTTACAGTAAACGTTGATTTTTCTAATGCAAAAATTCCTGGATTAGATAATGCTGGACAAAAGATTTCACTAGATTTAAAAGAAGATATTTTTGTAGAAGGCTTTGTCACTCTAACAGATGTCAACAACAAACTAGAGCCAACATTGAACATTCCTTATATTGGGTTCTACGGAAAGTGGGATCGTCCGGATATCGTGGATGGATTTAAAGAGCTTGGCGAAAACCGTTTCTTTGGTTTAAGCGCTGGTTGGAATGAAATGCTTTCAGGTGCTTCTGGTACATTTGTGGCTCCAGTTCCTGGGAAATCATTCTATCCTGTTTCACCAAATACAGACGGGAAATTGGATACGATTTATCCGCTGCCATCGTTTGTTCGTAATGCGGCAGAAGCACAATTCAACGTGCTCGATAAGGACGGTAACTTCCTTCGTCGTGTGGCATTAGAAAAGGATGTTAGAAAGAACTATGTCAATGGCGGTACAGGTACAACGTATTCTTTCAAATCCAGCCGTGCCTGGGATGGTACAGTTGGCGGCAAAAAAGTAGAAGATGGTCTGTACTACTATGAAATTAAGTCTGTAATAGATTTTGAAGGTGCAAGCTATCAATCTAAGAAAATCCCAGTTTATGTGGATACCACTGCACCAAAAGTAAAAGCAACTTATGATGATGCAGCAAATACAGTAAATTGGTCAGCTGACGAAACAGGTACAGGTGTGAAAACGTATAGTATCTTTGTGGATGGCGTATTAAAGACAACTGTAAACGGTACGACTTCAAGCTATACATTCGCAACACCTTTAGCGAAGAAGACTTCTGTTGAAGTATTTGCAACTGATTATGCACTAAATGTAGGCGGTTCTAAGACGGCAGCGGGCGACACAGAGCTTCCGTTAATCTATGTATCAACTCCTGCAGCTTCTGGTATTTACAAAACTTTAGAGGTTCCTGTTTCTGGATACTTTACAGATGACCTTGGTGTAGAAAAAGCACAAGTAAATGGCAAAGATGTTGCCGTTACGTATGATGCTGTTAAAAATCAATACACTTTCTCAACTACTGTGAAGTTTGAAAAAGACGGACAGTATAAGATTCCTGTAACGGTAACGGATGTGGCAGGTAAGGAGTTTTCAATCAGCCGTAATGTTTATATCGACACGACTCCAGGGGAAATTGTTGTCAATTCTTCTGATAAAGTGGGCTACGATGTAGATGTCGCAACAGTGAATGTGACTCTAAAAGACAACTATAACTACTTATCTTTCTATGTAGGAGACAATCAGGTATTTGTTCAACCGTACAAGAGCCCGGTTGATGTTCTGACTCCTGCGAGCACAAACTATGAGTTCACTGTTCCTGTGAAGCATGGAGAGAATAAAGTAAACGTTCGTCTCGTTGATTTTGCGGGTAACGAAACAACGAAGGAAATCAGCATTTACCGTGCGGAAACGAAGGATCCAGATCCAGATCCAACACCGGATCCGACACCTGTTGTCAAGTCTGGATGGGTAAAGGATGGCAACACTTGGTTCTTCTATGATAAAGATGTGAAGAAAACAGGATGGGTATTAGATGCTGGTAAATGGTACTACCTAGATAAAGATGGCGCAATGAAAACGGGCTGGGTACTTGTAGGTGGTAAGTGGTACTACCTAGATAAAGATGGCGCAATGAAAACCGGTTGGGTACTTGTAGGTAGTAAGTGGTACTTCCTAGATAGCCAAGGTGCAATGTTAACTGGCTGGGTGAAAACAGGCGGTGAATGGTATCACCTAAGCACTAGCGGTGTGATGGATACAGGCTGGAAATTCATTAATGGAAAATGGTATTACCTATATCCGAAGTCTGGTAAAATGGCGTACAACACAACGGTTGATGGCTATAAGCTTGGCAAAGATGGCGCATGGGTAAAATAA
- the glyA gene encoding serine hydroxymethyltransferase — protein sequence MKHLSQADEQVFQAIQQELGRQRSKIELIASENFVSEAVMEAQGSVLTNKYAEGYPGRRYYGGCEYVDVVEDLARERAKAIFGAEYVNVQPHSGAQANMAVYFTVLEQGDTVLGMNLSHGGHLTHGSPVNFSGIQYNFVEYGVDEETHRINYEDVRAKALEHKPKMIVAGASAYPREIDFAKFREIADEVGAYLMVDMAHIAGLVAAGLHPNPVPYADFVTTTTHKTLRGPRGGMILCKEEFGKKIDKSIFPGIQGGPLMHVIAAKAVAFGEALQDSFKEYAGQIITNAKRLAESLQKEGLKLVSGGTDNHLLLVDVQSLNLTGKVAEKVLDEIGITVNKNTIPFDPQSPFVTSGIRIGTAAVTSRGFGEAEMDEIASIIAFTLKNHEDEAKLEEARARVESLTSKFTLYPEY from the coding sequence ATGAAGCATTTGTCTCAAGCCGATGAACAGGTTTTTCAAGCGATCCAACAAGAATTAGGTCGTCAAAGGTCTAAAATCGAATTAATTGCCTCAGAAAACTTTGTAAGTGAAGCAGTCATGGAAGCACAGGGTTCCGTTCTAACGAATAAGTACGCAGAAGGCTACCCGGGTCGTCGTTATTATGGTGGCTGTGAATATGTCGATGTGGTCGAAGATTTAGCCCGCGAACGTGCGAAGGCGATTTTCGGAGCGGAATATGTAAACGTGCAGCCGCATTCAGGTGCACAAGCGAATATGGCCGTTTACTTCACCGTTCTCGAGCAGGGCGATACAGTGCTTGGCATGAATTTATCCCACGGCGGCCACTTAACACACGGCAGCCCAGTAAACTTCAGTGGAATTCAATATAACTTCGTTGAATATGGTGTTGATGAAGAGACACACCGCATTAATTATGAAGATGTTCGTGCGAAGGCTCTAGAGCATAAGCCGAAGATGATTGTGGCAGGTGCAAGTGCCTACCCGCGTGAAATTGATTTTGCAAAGTTCCGTGAGATTGCCGACGAAGTAGGCGCATACCTCATGGTTGACATGGCTCACATCGCTGGTCTTGTAGCAGCTGGCCTGCATCCAAACCCAGTGCCGTACGCAGATTTTGTAACAACAACCACTCATAAAACATTGCGCGGTCCTCGCGGCGGTATGATTCTTTGCAAAGAGGAATTCGGTAAGAAGATTGATAAGTCGATTTTCCCTGGTATTCAAGGCGGTCCGCTTATGCATGTAATTGCAGCTAAAGCTGTTGCTTTCGGTGAAGCACTGCAGGACAGCTTTAAAGAATATGCGGGTCAAATCATTACCAATGCGAAGCGCTTAGCGGAAAGCTTACAAAAAGAAGGCTTGAAGCTAGTTTCTGGTGGTACGGATAACCACTTGCTATTGGTGGATGTGCAGTCGCTGAACTTAACTGGTAAGGTTGCTGAAAAAGTTCTTGATGAAATTGGGATTACCGTGAATAAAAACACGATTCCATTTGACCCACAAAGCCCATTCGTAACAAGCGGTATCCGTATTGGTACGGCCGCGGTAACGAGCCGCGGCTTTGGTGAAGCGGAAATGGATGAAATCGCGTCAATCATTGCGTTCACTTTGAAAAACCACGAAGACGAAGCAAAGCTGGAAGAAGCACGCGCACGCGTAGAATCACTAACAAGCAAATTTACATTATACCCAGAATACTAA
- a CDS encoding S8 family serine peptidase — translation MKLILALLLTFQTPRILIHPPIPKPSNEQTVAIVLLKEPRSEQAIRQLIQPYKDIKLRRIFTEAIDGFSVQGPAETISKLTNQQHILNVSQVTQYQAETEESVKIIGGEEVRSFFDEKNERLTGKGVTVGVIDTGVDYTHPDLQRNYAGGHDLVDNDRDPMETLAVGKATIHGTHVAGIIAANGKIKGVAPEAKIVAYRALGPGGGGTTEQVLAAIDQAIKDKVDIMNLSLGNDINGPDLPISLALNRAVDKGIVAVAASGNSGPNVWTVGSPGTASKAISVGASTPTMEIPYLLIEGSRQKLRIQPMEGSDKWALDRSLDVVDGGLGRKNELKNVAGKIVLMKRGILTFTKKAENARAAGARAVLIYNNMSGSFIGNLESPLTIPVGALSRGDGVFLQKEIKQGVVARISVVEERDKLADFSSRGPVTGTWDIKPDIVAPGVAINSTIPGGYLSLQGTSMAAPHVAGACALIKQAHPDWTPLQIKAALMNTAKPLEKRRISIVADDSHGYYRTYEQGAGRIQVDEAIKATSLVSPSSMRFGKYSEDGDVHTSTLHVENKSAHVQRYSFSIPEKVEGLSWRFPLSFTLGPKESRDVTVELMVDPKVFLRKVHDGYLEMQAGTTTIHIPYLYVLEEPGYPRVMGFDFGEGDQPGQYKYEVYLPGGAEEFGIALFNPQDYRFMGFLDTRTNVKKGLIRKVISPEQLPADGTYLVKVFAKKAKKEDFIERMIVIEREKE, via the coding sequence ATGAAACTCATACTTGCATTGCTCCTTACCTTTCAGACTCCGAGAATTTTGATCCATCCTCCTATTCCGAAACCTTCCAATGAACAGACCGTGGCGATTGTCCTTCTTAAGGAGCCCCGATCGGAACAAGCCATCCGGCAGTTGATTCAACCGTATAAGGACATCAAGCTGCGCAGAATTTTTACGGAGGCGATTGATGGGTTTTCTGTTCAGGGACCTGCAGAAACCATCAGCAAACTCACCAACCAGCAGCACATCCTCAACGTCTCTCAAGTGACCCAGTATCAGGCAGAAACAGAAGAGAGCGTCAAAATCATTGGCGGGGAAGAGGTCCGCAGTTTTTTTGATGAGAAAAATGAACGCCTTACCGGGAAAGGGGTGACAGTCGGGGTGATTGATACCGGCGTCGATTATACGCATCCCGACCTGCAGCGCAACTATGCCGGCGGACATGACCTTGTCGATAATGACCGCGATCCGATGGAAACGCTCGCTGTCGGTAAGGCGACGATTCATGGGACGCATGTCGCTGGGATTATTGCGGCTAATGGAAAAATTAAAGGCGTAGCGCCGGAGGCGAAAATTGTCGCGTACCGCGCACTCGGTCCTGGGGGCGGCGGAACGACAGAACAGGTACTGGCGGCCATTGACCAAGCAATCAAGGACAAAGTGGATATTATGAACCTGTCGCTCGGAAACGATATTAACGGTCCGGACCTTCCAATCAGTCTTGCGCTTAACCGCGCGGTGGACAAAGGCATTGTTGCGGTGGCTGCATCTGGTAATTCGGGACCGAATGTGTGGACGGTGGGTTCGCCCGGTACCGCCTCTAAAGCGATTTCGGTCGGTGCTTCAACGCCTACTATGGAGATACCCTATTTATTAATAGAAGGAAGTCGGCAAAAATTACGGATTCAGCCGATGGAAGGCTCCGACAAATGGGCGCTAGACCGTTCGCTAGATGTGGTAGACGGAGGTCTTGGCAGGAAAAACGAGTTGAAAAATGTTGCAGGAAAGATTGTGCTGATGAAGCGAGGGATACTGACCTTTACGAAAAAAGCCGAAAATGCCCGCGCGGCGGGGGCAAGAGCGGTATTAATTTACAACAATATGAGCGGAAGCTTCATTGGCAATCTGGAATCTCCGCTGACCATCCCTGTGGGTGCACTCTCTAGGGGTGACGGAGTCTTTTTACAGAAAGAAATAAAACAAGGTGTGGTTGCGAGAATCTCAGTGGTCGAAGAGCGGGACAAGTTGGCAGACTTTAGCTCGAGGGGGCCGGTTACGGGGACGTGGGATATTAAGCCGGATATTGTCGCGCCGGGAGTAGCCATCAATTCGACAATTCCAGGCGGCTACTTATCACTACAGGGGACGAGTATGGCGGCACCGCATGTGGCAGGGGCCTGTGCGTTAATCAAGCAGGCGCACCCAGACTGGACACCGCTGCAAATTAAGGCGGCGTTGATGAACACGGCAAAGCCGCTTGAAAAAAGACGAATAAGTATAGTGGCTGACGATAGTCACGGCTATTACCGTACGTATGAACAAGGGGCCGGACGAATCCAGGTGGATGAAGCGATTAAGGCCACGTCACTGGTTTCACCGAGCAGTATGAGGTTTGGGAAATATAGCGAAGATGGGGATGTACACACATCCACTCTCCATGTGGAAAATAAGAGTGCGCATGTACAGCGTTATTCCTTCTCCATTCCAGAGAAGGTGGAGGGGTTGAGTTGGAGGTTCCCGCTGTCGTTCACGCTTGGACCGAAGGAATCGCGGGATGTGACAGTGGAATTGATGGTGGATCCGAAGGTGTTCTTGCGCAAGGTTCATGACGGTTACCTTGAAATGCAGGCAGGCACAACGACCATTCACATTCCATATTTGTATGTGCTGGAAGAGCCGGGATATCCAAGGGTGATGGGGTTTGACTTTGGTGAAGGGGACCAGCCGGGGCAGTACAAATATGAGGTCTATTTGCCTGGTGGTGCCGAGGAGTTTGGTATTGCGTTGTTTAATCCGCAAGACTACCGGTTTATGGGCTTTCTAGATACGAGGACAAATGTGAAGAAAGGGCTCATCCGCAAGGTCATTTCGCCTGAGCAGTTGCCGGCTGACGGGACGTACCTTGTGAAGGTATTTGCGAAAAAGGCGAAAAAGGAAGATTTTATTGAACGGATGATTGTGATTGAGAGGGAAAAGGAGTAA
- the atpE gene encoding F0F1 ATP synthase subunit C, producing MTGSIGILAAAIAIGLSAIGAGIGNGLIVGRTVEGTARQPELRGMLQTTMFIGVALVEALPIIGVVIAFMVLNK from the coding sequence ATGACAGGTTCAATTGGTATTTTAGCAGCAGCAATTGCAATTGGTTTATCCGCTATCGGCGCAGGTATTGGTAACGGTCTTATCGTAGGACGCACAGTAGAAGGTACTGCTCGTCAACCAGAATTACGTGGTATGTTACAAACTACAATGTTCATCGGGGTTGCGTTAGTTGAAGCATTACCGATCATCGGTGTAGTTATTGCGTTCATGGTTTTAAATAAGTAA
- the upp gene encoding uracil phosphoribosyltransferase translates to MAKVYVFDHPLIQHKLTYIRDKNTGTKEFRELVDEVATLMAFEITRDMPLEDINIETPVCQTKSKVLSGKKIGLVPILRAGIGMVDGILKLIPAAKVGHIGLYRDPETLKPVEYYAKLPSDVEERDFIVVDPMLATGGSANEAIHSLKKRGAKNIKFMCLIAAPEGVEAVKTEHPDVDIYIAALDEKLNDHGYIVPGLGDAGDRLFGTK, encoded by the coding sequence TTGGCAAAGGTATACGTCTTCGACCATCCACTAATCCAACATAAGCTGACTTACATACGTGATAAAAACACAGGAACAAAGGAATTCCGCGAATTGGTTGATGAAGTGGCAACTCTCATGGCATTTGAAATTACAAGGGACATGCCGCTTGAAGATATCAATATTGAGACACCAGTGTGCCAAACAAAATCGAAGGTTCTATCCGGAAAGAAAATTGGCTTAGTGCCTATCTTACGTGCCGGAATCGGTATGGTGGACGGAATCTTAAAGTTAATCCCAGCGGCAAAGGTAGGTCACATCGGTCTATATCGTGACCCAGAAACACTAAAGCCGGTTGAATATTATGCAAAGCTTCCAAGTGATGTGGAAGAACGTGATTTCATCGTGGTTGATCCAATGCTGGCAACAGGCGGTTCAGCGAATGAAGCGATCCACTCGTTGAAAAAGCGCGGCGCTAAAAACATCAAATTTATGTGTTTAATTGCTGCACCAGAAGGCGTTGAAGCTGTGAAGACGGAGCACCCGGACGTCGACATCTATATCGCAGCTTTAGACGAGAAGTTAAACGACCACGGCTACATCGTACCAGGCCTTGGTGATGCCGGTGACCGTTTGTTCGGAACAAAATAA
- a CDS encoding nuclease-related domain-containing protein: protein MILKERPVPIQILQREALLRRLDKNFYRYKEIEKDLINWKAGYAGERNTDYYLSYLPEEQFGIINDLRLKNQNTFQMDTVLFSLMFGLILEIKNIAGTLFFDQHTNSVTRIYKDIEEGIANPLIQARRHRNQLLQWMIKHKIPPFPLEYLVVISRNSTRLKTNPGNEHIFNNIIYAECLEEKINQLAARYQTAVLKIKPYNKLTQLLLAEHIPSYPEILKMYGIGGKEIVPGVQCPHLQKDTDVESVRCMVLPLL, encoded by the coding sequence ATGATTTTAAAGGAAAGACCTGTGCCGATCCAGATATTACAAAGGGAGGCACTCTTGCGAAGATTAGACAAAAATTTTTATCGCTACAAGGAGATTGAAAAGGACTTAATTAATTGGAAAGCGGGCTATGCAGGTGAAAGGAATACGGACTATTATCTATCCTACTTGCCAGAAGAGCAGTTTGGTATTATTAATGACTTGCGGCTGAAAAACCAAAATACTTTCCAAATGGATACGGTCCTTTTTTCACTTATGTTTGGCTTAATTCTTGAAATAAAGAACATAGCTGGGACGCTGTTTTTCGATCAACACACTAACAGTGTTACAAGAATCTATAAGGATATCGAAGAAGGAATTGCTAACCCTCTCATTCAAGCAAGGCGGCACCGAAATCAATTGCTTCAATGGATGATAAAACATAAGATTCCACCATTCCCCCTCGAATACTTAGTTGTCATCAGTAGAAACTCCACCAGATTAAAAACAAATCCCGGTAATGAGCATATTTTTAACAATATCATTTATGCAGAGTGTTTAGAGGAGAAAATCAATCAGCTTGCTGCAAGATACCAAACTGCAGTCTTAAAAATCAAACCCTACAATAAACTGACACAGCTTCTGTTAGCTGAACATATACCCTCTTATCCTGAAATTCTCAAAATGTATGGGATTGGCGGGAAAGAGATTGTTCCTGGGGTTCAATGCCCCCACCTGCAAAAGGATACCGATGTGGAGAGTGTCCGCTGCATGGTATTGCCCCTCCTGTGA
- a CDS encoding ATP synthase subunit I, with amino-acid sequence MPDFRIMFNRQRKWLFYVLAIYVLGWGFTPYPTVFLGLILGTCFGYLNLWLLVKKTEDFDKKVSQGKKVRSLGSLSRMAVGGIAALIALRYPEYFNIISLVIGLMTSYIVIMIDYFYHAVHVHK; translated from the coding sequence ATGCCAGATTTTAGAATCATGTTTAACAGACAGCGGAAATGGCTCTTTTATGTATTAGCCATCTATGTTCTTGGCTGGGGATTCACACCCTACCCAACGGTTTTCTTAGGGCTGATCCTTGGGACATGCTTTGGTTACTTAAACCTTTGGTTATTAGTGAAGAAAACAGAGGACTTTGATAAAAAGGTTTCACAGGGCAAGAAAGTCCGCTCTCTCGGCTCGCTGTCCAGAATGGCAGTAGGTGGGATAGCCGCATTAATTGCATTAAGATACCCCGAGTATTTTAATATTATAAGTTTAGTAATAGGACTGATGACATCCTATATTGTCATTATGATAGATTATTTTTATCATGCAGTGCATGTACATAAATGA
- the atpB gene encoding F0F1 ATP synthase subunit A, which yields MEHGTPDFKFMGLWFNGANILMITVASLIVFLIAVLATRKLAMKPTGVQNFFEWILDFVKGIINSTMDWKTGGRFHILGITLLMYIFVSNMLGLPFAVVVGGDLWWKSPTADPTITLTLAVMVVALSHFYGVKLLGVKGYAKGFVSPMKFLFPLKIIEEFANTLTLGLRLYGNIFAGELLLSLLAAGLAHQGIAGTIAAVPLTLVWQGFSIFVGSIQAYIFTMLTMVYMAHKVSHDH from the coding sequence ATGGAACACGGAACTCCAGATTTTAAATTTATGGGGCTTTGGTTTAACGGTGCCAACATCTTAATGATTACCGTTGCCAGTTTGATTGTTTTCCTAATTGCAGTCCTTGCCACCCGCAAACTTGCGATGAAGCCAACAGGCGTACAAAATTTCTTCGAGTGGATCTTGGATTTTGTTAAAGGGATTATCAACAGCACAATGGATTGGAAGACAGGTGGCCGATTCCACATTCTTGGAATCACACTACTCATGTATATTTTTGTATCCAATATGCTTGGACTTCCATTCGCAGTGGTAGTAGGCGGAGACTTATGGTGGAAATCACCAACAGCTGACCCAACCATCACATTAACATTAGCTGTTATGGTTGTTGCGCTTTCACACTTCTACGGTGTAAAGCTACTAGGTGTAAAAGGATATGCAAAAGGCTTTGTCAGCCCTATGAAATTCCTATTCCCATTAAAAATAATTGAGGAATTTGCGAATACACTGACACTTGGTTTGCGTTTATACGGTAACATTTTTGCCGGTGAATTGCTTCTTTCTTTATTAGCGGCAGGACTAGCGCATCAAGGCATTGCTGGAACTATCGCAGCAGTACCACTGACACTAGTTTGGCAAGGTTTCTCGATCTTCGTTGGTTCAATTCAGGCGTACATTTTTACAATGTTAACAATGGTTTATATGGCTCATAAAGTGAGTCACGACCATTAA